One Solidesulfovibrio sp. genomic window, GCCGGGCCAGCATCGGCGCGAAGAGGGTTTGGAACCGGGCGTCCGCCTGTCCGTCCACGGCCCGCATGACGGCTTCGAGCCTGGCGCGGGCGGCGTCGCCGAGCGTTTTTTGCGCTTCGAGCTCCTGGCGGAAGCGCGCGCCCTGGCTGCTGACGTAGCCCGAGGACAGGCCGCGTTCCTTTTGCAGTTCGTGCACGAGTTCCCCGATCGATTGCGTCACGCGCAGCAGGCGCTCGGTTTGGGTGAGCCGGCGAAGGGCCTGCCAGCGGCCGTAGCTTTCCGTGGCGGCGTAGAACAGGAACGCGGCCATGGGCAGGGCGAGCAACAAGCCGAGCTTGCTGGACATCTTTAAATTCGCAAGCATGTTGGCCCCTTCGGGGAGAACCCCGACGTTCGTGTCCGGTCGTTACACCTTCGTCACCCTGGCGGCGCAGATCTTGAATTCCGGTTGCTTGGAAATGTCGTCCACGGCGTCCACGGTGAGTTCGTTGACGAGCTTTTTGGCGTCGTAAAAGGGCGTGAACACCAGCCCCGGCCGGCAGACCTCGCCCACCCGGGCCGGCAGGCTGACACTGCCCCGCCGGGTCTCCAGGCGCACGGCGTCGCCGTTGGCGATGCCGAGCCGCTTGGCGTCCTCCTGGTTGACCTCGACGAAAGCCGCGGGGAAGGCCTTGTGGATTTCCGGCACCTTGCCGGTCATGGTGCCGGTGTGCCACTGGTCGATGACCCGGCCGGTGGTCAGCACGAAGGGATAGTCGGCGTCGGGCGGCTCGGCGGCGGGCTTGTGGGGTCGCAGCCACATGATGGCCTTGCCGCCGGGGTTGCCGTAGAAAACGAACTTGTCGGGGTGGTCGGGGGGGATGTTGGGGTCCTCGCCCCGGGCGTAGCGGATCTTCGTGCCCGGATGGTCTTCCGTGGGGCAGGGCCACAAAAGCCCCGAGGTCTTGCGCAGCCGTTCCCGCGTCATGCCCTTGAAGTTGTAGGCCGAGTGGCTGGAGACCTCGCGCCATTCGTCCCAGACCTCGGCGGCGTTGGCAAAGGGCACGAGCTTGGGGTCCACGCCCAGGCGCAGGGCCAGGTCCACCAGGATGTTGACGCTGGGGCGGGCCTCCCCGGGCGGGTCCACGGCCTTTTCGATGAGGGCGTAGCGCCGCTCGCCGCAGCCGTAGACGCCGTCGCGCTCGCACCAGAAGGCGGCCGGGAAGACCACGTCGGCGTACTTGAGGGTCTCGGCGTCGCCGAAGGCCTCGATGACGGCCAGAAACTTGGTGTCCTTTTTCAGGTTGGCGGCATATTTGCGCACGTTGGGCAGGCTCTGGGCCGGGTTGGTGCACAGCACCAGCATGGCTTTGACGGAATCGCCCAGCGCCCCGAACATGGCCGTGGTGAAAAGCCCGGGTTCCGGGGCCAGGCTGTCCTGGGGAATATCCCAGATCTTTTCCATCTCGTTGCGGTGGGCCTTGTTGGCGATGACCCGGCCCCCCGGCAGGAGGTGGGCCAGGGAGCCGGTATCGCGCACGCCGCCGCAGGCATTGGGCTGGCCGGTGAGTGAAAAGCTGGTGGAGCCGGGCTTGCAGATTTTTCCCGTCAACAGATGCAGGTTGTGCACCAGGTTGTTGGCCCAGACCCCCTGGATGCGCTGGTTGAGCCCCATGCACCACAGGGACATGGTGGCGGCGGACGACGCGAAGCATTTCGCCGCCGCCACGATGGAGGCTGCCGGCACGCCGGTGATCGCCGCCGCCTTCTCGGGCGTGTAGCCGGCCACGAAGGCCCGGTACTCGTCGAAGGTCCTGTCCTCGGGCTTGCCGTCGACCATCTGCCGGAACACCGTGTACTTGCCGTGGAAGCGCGGGTCGTCCATCTCCTCGGCGATGATGACGTGGGCCATGGCGTTTAAAAGCGCCAGGTCCGTGCCCGGGACGATGGCCAGGTGCAGGTCGGCGATGCGGGCGGTGTTGGTGAGCCGGGGATCGACGACGATGACCTTGACGTTGGGGTCGGCCTGCTTGCGGGCGGCCAGGCGGCGAAACAGCACCGGATGGCACTCGGAGGTGTTGGAGCCGATGACGAAAAAGCAGGTGGCGGCGTCCATGTCCTCGTAGCAGCCCATGGGCTCGTCCTTGCCGAAGGTGGTGACGTAGCCGCCCACGGCCGAGGCCATGCACAGGCGCGGGTTGCCGTCCACGTTGTTGGACTTAAGCCCCGCCTTGAAGATCTTGTTGGCCAGGTAGGACTCCTCGGTGAGCGCCTGGCCCGAGCCGTAGTAGGCCACGGCCTTGGGGCCGTGCTTGTCCAGCACCTCTTTGAAGCGCGCGGCCGTGAGCCCCAGGGCCTCGTCCCAGGAGGCCGGGGTCAGTTGGCCGTTTTTGCGGACAAGGGGCCTGGTCAGGCGGTCCGGGGCGTTGACCACGGCCGGCAGCAGCGCCCCCTTGAGGCATAAAAGGCCCTTGTTGTGGTTGTTGGGGTCGCCCTTGACCATGACCACCTTGCCGTCGCGCACGCCCACCATGACTCCGCAGCCCGTGCCGCAGTAGCGGCACACGCCCTTGACCCAGGTCTGCGGCCCATCGGGCGGCGCGGCCGTGGCGCGCGCGGGGTCAAGGAGCATGAATGCGGCCATCGCAGCGGAATACTTTATGAATTCTCTTCGGTTCAGCGCCATGGCGCTCCTCCTTGGCCCGACGGGCGGGCGCTATTCGGCTTTTTCCTTGGACACGGACTTGGCGTAGGTGTCGTGGTGCAGGGAATTGGTGTGGAAGCCGTGGCAGCCGTCGCAGCCGTCGCGCACGCCGAACTTCTCGGCCATGCGCTCCATGGCCGGGGCATGGCAGCGCTGGCAGGCCACCGCGGCGCTGGGCGTGGCGGAAAAGGGCACCGAACCCTTGCCGTCGGGCAGGCCGTGGCAGACGTAGCACTTGACCAGCAGCATGCCGTGTTTGCTCTCGAACCAGTCCTGGGCCACCTTGGGCGTGGCCTTTTTGTGGCAGGCCAGGCAGTCGCCGGCCTCGTCGGTGACCTCGCCGTGGCGGACCTTGGCCCCCTCGCAGCGGGTGCCGGTAAAACCCAGGCTCAGGTAGGAGAAGTAGGCCACGACCAGGGCGGAAAAGCCCAGCAGGGCGAGCAGCCAGGTGCGCTTTTTCATGACGGGTTCCTCGCGGGCCGGCCCGGGCTATTCCCCGGCCAGGGGGAGTTTGGCGGCGAAGGCGGCGTTGACCACGTAGCGCCGGTCGAAAACGGGCAGGTGGGCCATGTTGGCGTGGCAGCCGGCGCAGGTGCGCCGGGCGTTGCCGTCCTTGCCGAGCCAGGCGTCGTGGGCTTTTTTGCCCTCGGGGCTCAGGGGCTCGCCCTTGACGTTTTTGGCCAGGTCGGCGTGGCAGGCCAGGCAGTTGGCGTCGGCCACGAAGCGCCGGGCCACGGCCTGCATGGCCCGGCGGTCCAGGTCCTCGGTGTCGCCCAGCAGGTGGGCGGCGGCGTCGCGCACGCCGAGGTAGGACTTCACCATGAAGTAATCCAGGCCATACCCCGGGGGCATGTGGCACTGGACGCAGGCAATGGGCTTCTTGTCCTTGTCCACGGCATGGGCGGAACGTTTGAGTTCGAAGCCGTGCGTCTCCATCTCGTGGCAGGAAAGGCAGAATTCCGTGGTGGACGTCTTTTCCACGGCCTGCATGCCGCCAAGGGCCAGCAGAACCGTCAGGCAGACGATCGTCACGATCGCGGTCTTTTTCATGGATACTTCCCGCTTTTCCTTTGAAGAAACGGCCTTGCCGCCGGATATCCCAGTCAAAAAGCAAGAGACATGCCATTGCCCGCCCCGGCCGAAAGCCCGGGAATCGCGGCATTGCCGGGTTGGCGTGACCGTCCGGGGTGTCCGGTTTTCCTGACGCCTGTCAGGAAAATCCGACAGCGTCCGGTGGATATGACAGGTCGCGACGGCCGCGGCCGGGCCGCCCCGGCGCCGGGCGGGAGCGGACAGGCTCGGGAAAGGCTTGCCCCAGGCCCTCGTGCCCCTTCTTTCGCGGACCGAGGCCGCCCCGGCCCGGGCTGGTTTGCCTTTTGCACGGACCGGGAAGCCGGGATGTCGGTGGGCGGCCTCCCGAGCGTGTTGTTGCAAGGAAGGAAGGAACGAGATGTCGAAAAAACTCCCTCTGGCGCTGGCGGTCCTGGTCGTGGCCGGCACGGGGCTGTTTCTGGCCCTGGGGCCGCCCCGGCTTCTGGCCAAATCCGAGAGCCCGGACTTCTGCGCCTCCTGCCACGTCATGGAGGCCGAGTACGAGGCCTGGTTCCATCAGGGCGCCCACCGGCGCAAGGCCTGCGTGGAATGCCACCTGCCCAACGAAAACCGGGCCAGCCACTACGTCTGGAAGGCCATCGACGGCATGAAGGACGCGCTGGTGTTCCATTCCGGCCGGGTGCCGGAGACGATCCGCATTTCCGCCCATGGCCGGGAGGTGGTGCGGGCCAACTGCGTGCGCTGCCACGAAACGGCCGTGGAGATGATCGACCATGGCCGGCCCTGCACGGACTGCCACCGCCGCATCAGCCACGCCGGTACCGGGACCGTGGCGACACGCTGAGAACAACCGACAAACAACCCCAGAGAGGACGCCCATGCGAGGCAAAACCGTCATCAACGCCGCCCTGGCCCTTGGCATCGCCGCCTTCCTGTTCGTGCCCTACGCCTGCTCGCCGCCCAAGCCCGAGCCGGTCAAGACCGTGACCATCCCCGACGGGGAGATCGACCCGGCCGTGTGGGGCAAGGCCTATCCCGAGGAATACGAGAGCTGGAAAAAGACCGAGCAGCCCGAACCGGCCGGCAAGAGCAAGTACAAGCGCGGCTTCGACGCCGACGGCATCACCTACGACAAGCTGGCCGAGTTCCCCTACATGGCGCTTTTATTTAACGGCTGGGGCTTCGGCGTGGAATACAACGAGCCGCGCGGCCACGCCTACATGGTGCGCGACCAGGTGGAGATCGACGCCTCGCGCCTCAAGGCCGGCGGCGTGTGCCTGACCTGCAAGACGCCCTACGCCCCCCTGCTGGAAAAGGAGATGGGCGTCGACTACTACAAGATGCCCTACAAGGACGTGCTCAACAAGATTCCGGAGAAATTCCGGAACCTGGGCGTGGCCTGCGT contains:
- a CDS encoding nitrate reductase, giving the protein MLLDPARATAAPPDGPQTWVKGVCRYCGTGCGVMVGVRDGKVVMVKGDPNNHNKGLLCLKGALLPAVVNAPDRLTRPLVRKNGQLTPASWDEALGLTAARFKEVLDKHGPKAVAYYGSGQALTEESYLANKIFKAGLKSNNVDGNPRLCMASAVGGYVTTFGKDEPMGCYEDMDAATCFFVIGSNTSECHPVLFRRLAARKQADPNVKVIVVDPRLTNTARIADLHLAIVPGTDLALLNAMAHVIIAEEMDDPRFHGKYTVFRQMVDGKPEDRTFDEYRAFVAGYTPEKAAAITGVPAASIVAAAKCFASSAATMSLWCMGLNQRIQGVWANNLVHNLHLLTGKICKPGSTSFSLTGQPNACGGVRDTGSLAHLLPGGRVIANKAHRNEMEKIWDIPQDSLAPEPGLFTTAMFGALGDSVKAMLVLCTNPAQSLPNVRKYAANLKKDTKFLAVIEAFGDAETLKYADVVFPAAFWCERDGVYGCGERRYALIEKAVDPPGEARPSVNILVDLALRLGVDPKLVPFANAAEVWDEWREVSSHSAYNFKGMTRERLRKTSGLLWPCPTEDHPGTKIRYARGEDPNIPPDHPDKFVFYGNPGGKAIMWLRPHKPAAEPPDADYPFVLTTGRVIDQWHTGTMTGKVPEIHKAFPAAFVEVNQEDAKRLGIANGDAVRLETRRGSVSLPARVGEVCRPGLVFTPFYDAKKLVNELTVDAVDDISKQPEFKICAARVTKV
- a CDS encoding NapC/NirT family cytochrome c, translating into MKKTAIVTIVCLTVLLALGGMQAVEKTSTTEFCLSCHEMETHGFELKRSAHAVDKDKKPIACVQCHMPPGYGLDYFMVKSYLGVRDAAAHLLGDTEDLDRRAMQAVARRFVADANCLACHADLAKNVKGEPLSPEGKKAHDAWLGKDGNARRTCAGCHANMAHLPVFDRRYVVNAAFAAKLPLAGE
- the nrfH gene encoding cytochrome c nitrite reductase small subunit produces the protein MSKKLPLALAVLVVAGTGLFLALGPPRLLAKSESPDFCASCHVMEAEYEAWFHQGAHRRKACVECHLPNENRASHYVWKAIDGMKDALVFHSGRVPETIRISAHGREVVRANCVRCHETAVEMIDHGRPCTDCHRRISHAGTGTVATR